A genomic window from Nocardia sp. BMG51109 includes:
- a CDS encoding sensor histidine kinase KdpD has translation MPTDTVALIGYALAGSVPVVALGAVAIRLTHNRSLTTSMVVLVLIPTLSTLVGVVAVSGMMFTDELRRIGVVLSVVTVVAVPAAIVLGRVQARKTVWEKQMLEQERAAERSRRDLVTWVSHDLRTPLAGIRAMGEALVDGVIDQPETVERYANQIVRDTHRLSAMVDDLFEMSKINSGALRLELEPVDLRELIDEVAAANQPTADRAQVRLSARQPESEILVAGSDRALTRVLTNLVANAIEHTPPGGRIDISAGRTGGRAWTRVDDTGPGIDPADLPRIFEVAYRGTAARSPVAADVGTNSGMGLAIAAGLVQAHHGEIAAHNRERGCRFEISLPLLPTTAA, from the coding sequence ATGCCGACTGACACAGTCGCGCTGATCGGTTACGCGCTGGCCGGATCGGTGCCCGTGGTGGCGCTGGGCGCCGTCGCCATCCGGCTCACCCACAACCGCAGCCTGACCACCAGCATGGTCGTGCTGGTGCTGATCCCGACGCTGTCCACCCTGGTCGGCGTGGTCGCCGTGAGCGGGATGATGTTCACCGACGAGCTGCGGCGCATCGGTGTGGTATTGAGCGTGGTGACGGTGGTGGCGGTCCCGGCGGCGATCGTGCTCGGGCGCGTGCAGGCCCGGAAGACGGTGTGGGAGAAGCAGATGCTCGAGCAGGAGCGTGCCGCCGAGCGCTCCCGCCGCGACCTGGTGACCTGGGTGAGCCACGACCTGCGGACCCCGCTGGCGGGGATCCGGGCGATGGGTGAGGCGCTGGTCGACGGCGTGATCGACCAGCCCGAGACGGTCGAGCGCTACGCGAATCAGATTGTGCGCGACACGCATCGGCTCTCCGCGATGGTCGACGATCTGTTCGAGATGTCGAAGATCAACTCCGGCGCGTTGCGACTCGAGCTGGAACCGGTGGACCTGCGCGAGCTGATCGACGAGGTCGCCGCCGCCAACCAGCCGACGGCGGACCGGGCACAGGTGCGACTGTCGGCGCGGCAACCCGAGTCGGAGATCCTGGTGGCGGGCAGCGACCGCGCCCTGACCCGGGTCCTGACCAACCTCGTCGCCAACGCCATCGAGCACACCCCGCCCGGCGGCCGCATCGATATCTCCGCCGGCCGCACCGGCGGCCGTGCCTGGACCCGCGTCGACGACACCGGTCCGGGCATCGATCCGGCCGATCTGCCCCGCATCTTCGAGGTCGCCTACCGCGGCACCGCCGCCCGCTCGCCGGTGGCCGCCGACGTCGGCACCAACAGCGGCATGGGCCTGGCCATCGCCGCCGGCCTGGTGCAGGCGCACCACGGTGAGATCGCCGCCCACAACCGCGAACGGGGCTGCCGCTTCGAAATCAGCCTGCCGTTGCTGCCCACCACCGCCGCCTGA